tgaaAGTCGACATACCTTACTAATTCATGCTTGATTTTGTTTAGGGCCTCCTGAATCCTTTATGCATAAGAATAGGTTACAGGAGTTTACTCAACGATCATCCATACAGCTTCCAGTGTATCAAACTGTTAATGAAGGATCAGTGCATGCGCCCCAGTTTCGGTCAAGTGTGTTAGTTGATGGTGTAACATATACTTCTGAGACCACCTTTTCTAATAGAAAAGCGGCCGAACAGGATGTTGCCAAACATGCACTGGAGTGTATATCAAAGAAGTTAAAGGATGAAGGCTGTCCTCTCATTCGTGAGGTTTGTTGCATTCTTACATCTTCATTTAAATGTTTTACGTTTATTCATAACTGTTTGTTTGTCTTGAAACTTACTAGTCAAATTAGTGGGTATTTGTTTTCCTTATATTATATATCTTAGCCCACGATATAAAGAGGACAGGGTTTAaataggtttttttattttgatattatgcAATTTTTACCATAATTATGCAAATTTTTCGGCATTGTAGTATTCTTTTGCTATTTTTAGCCACACTCATGATTTGTTTTGAGCGAAGGGAAGGAAATTCTTTTACTTATTTTGAAGTGATCTTTTTTTACAAGAGTTTTACTCACCCTTCTAATTTCAAGTATATACTAATTATTCTTAATGTTTTGACTAACTATTTTAATACTTATGTGGTAATTAAGCGATTCATTATGTTAAATACATTCCAAATGAGGCATTAAAGTGTAAATGAGAATAggaaatgaaaaatattttctatAACGGATTCTTAAATAGGTATATCATACTTGCATATCAAACAGAAGTATGATAATTGCTTTGGGGTTTGCTAAACTTTTGGTTGCTCGTGCTCTAGGATACAGTATTTTGCAAGTCTATCTTAAATGAATTTGTGGTGAAGATGAATCTAGAATTGCCAACATACAATACCATTCAGTCAGGAGGAGTGCTTCCCCTTTTTGTGTCTACTTTAGTTTTCAATGGTGCAACTTATAGAGGGGAAACTGGTAGAAACAAGAAGGAAGCTGAACAATTAGCTGCACGTGTCGTCATACAATCACTTCTTGgtatctttctttttctatttaaaaaattcaaacatatatatGTGCATGCACGCGTGTAAATATACCCTGATTTCAAGCCACTTATTAGCTGGATAAATTCTCATCTCTTTGTTGGATCACTAATGCAGCCGATGATAGGTATGGGACTGTTGTTTCAGAGATCATAAAATCCAAAGCTAAACTTTATGATGCCTTGAATAAAGCCAAGGATTCCAGTTTTGACACTACACTTGCTGGGGCAAACAGACTGAATCATAACAATACAGAGGTTGAAAATAATGCAGTCACTAACCATGTTCCAAATACTACCCACCCAAGCTCTGGAGCTAAACATCTACGCCATGAGTTCAAGATTTCAAAATCAGGAGAAGGTACTGATTGCATTGATCTTCCAATTGCTTTTGTGCCAGCAGTCATTGGACAGGGTTCAGATGCTGGTGAAAGTTCTTCAAAAAAGCAACGCAAGAAGAAGAAAAGGGCTAAACTGAATACTACTTCTCAGTAAGCTTTGGTTTGTCATCTTCAATGTGGTTTCTGACCTTGTTTTGTGTCGTTCTTCTGAAAGAGTTTTCTGCGTATCTAATGATGAGCTTTGGTGTCTTTTCATACACTAAGACAATTTATGAGATTGTTTTTGGTGCACTAGTAGTGAATCTTTTTACTCCACAAGCAGTTGTATTAGTTTTTTTAGATTAT
This window of the Gossypium arboreum isolate Shixiya-1 chromosome 12, ASM2569848v2, whole genome shotgun sequence genome carries:
- the LOC108479477 gene encoding double-stranded RNA-binding protein 4 isoform X2 — translated: MENPLAHFPQPELVDQPSAPVLASSNVPPLASPLPHSLRSRPPESFMHKNRLQEFTQRSSIQLPVYQTVNEGSVHAPQFRSSVLVDGVTYTSETTFSNRKAAEQDVAKHALECISKKLKDEGCPLIREDTVFCKSILNEFVVKMNLELPTYNTIQSGGVLPLFVSTLVFNGATYRGETGRNKKEAEQLAARVVIQSLLADDRYGTVVSEIIKSKAKLYDALNKAKDSSFDTTLAGANRLNHNNTEVENNAVTNHVPNTTHPSSGAKHLRHEFKISKSGEGTDCIDLPIAFVPAVIGQGSDAGESSSKKQRKKKKRAKLNTTSQ
- the LOC108479477 gene encoding double-stranded RNA-binding protein 4 isoform X3 → MHKNRLQEFTQRSSIQLPVYQTVNEGSVHAPQFRSSVLVDGVTYTSETTFSNRKAAEQDVAKHALECISKKLKDEGCPLIREDTVFCKSILNEFVVKMNLELPTYNTIQSGGVLPLFVSTLVFNGATYRGETGRNKKEAEQLAARVVIQSLLADDRYGTVVSEIIKSKAKLYDALNKAKDSSFDTTLAGANRLNHNNTEVENNAVTNHVPNTTHPSSGAKHLRHEFKISKSGEGTDCIDLPIAFVPAVIGQGSDAGESSSKKQRKKKKRAKLNTTSQSVVAGSPFNQTTPCSLAL
- the LOC108479477 gene encoding double-stranded RNA-binding protein 4 isoform X1: MENPLAHFPQPELVDQPSAPVLASSNVPPLASPLPHSLRSRPPESFMHKNRLQEFTQRSSIQLPVYQTVNEGSVHAPQFRSSVLVDGVTYTSETTFSNRKAAEQDVAKHALECISKKLKDEGCPLIREDTVFCKSILNEFVVKMNLELPTYNTIQSGGVLPLFVSTLVFNGATYRGETGRNKKEAEQLAARVVIQSLLADDRYGTVVSEIIKSKAKLYDALNKAKDSSFDTTLAGANRLNHNNTEVENNAVTNHVPNTTHPSSGAKHLRHEFKISKSGEGTDCIDLPIAFVPAVIGQGSDAGESSSKKQRKKKKRAKLNTTSQSVVAGSPFNQTTPCSLAL